A single Micromonospora sp. CCTCC AA 2012012 DNA region contains:
- a CDS encoding cytochrome P450: MIPAALTDLPLWPPTNLGRDPLVPLDPGERDRFDAPVTKVRLPTDATAWLVTRHADVRQLLRHPGFSADLSRPGFPLLRALPPGALSDRRGGFIRMDGMEHSRLRRMLTAEFMLKSIRRIEPLIRQTVDRTLDDLRDAGPPADLVATFALPLPSMVICHLLGVPYADHDFFQLRSRTLLDRDAAPELVREHVAQLRDYLHRLVEAKCAAGDRADDLLSRLARDRVDTGELAVDELVGMAMLLLIAGHETTANMIGLSTLLLLRDVPGRYAALRDDPDQADTLVEELLRYLSIVRTGLPRLALEDVEIGGQLIRAGEGAIAVLSTANRDPVVFDGPDEFDPYRQAHQHVAFGFGVHQCIGQPLARAELRIALVELARRFPDLRLAAPTGQLPTRDNSIVFGLDALPVTW; this comes from the coding sequence GTGATCCCTGCCGCCCTGACCGACCTGCCGCTCTGGCCGCCGACCAACCTCGGCCGGGATCCGCTCGTCCCGCTCGACCCGGGGGAGCGGGACCGCTTCGACGCGCCGGTGACGAAGGTCCGCCTCCCCACCGACGCGACCGCCTGGCTGGTGACGCGGCACGCCGACGTGCGTCAACTGCTGCGGCACCCCGGCTTCAGCGCCGACCTGTCCCGGCCGGGGTTCCCGCTGCTGCGGGCGTTGCCGCCGGGGGCGCTGAGCGACCGGCGGGGCGGGTTCATCCGGATGGACGGGATGGAGCACTCCCGGCTGCGCCGGATGCTCACCGCCGAGTTCATGCTCAAGAGCATCCGGCGGATCGAGCCGCTGATCCGGCAGACCGTCGACCGCACCCTGGACGACCTGCGCGACGCTGGCCCACCGGCCGACCTGGTGGCCACCTTCGCCCTGCCGCTGCCGTCGATGGTGATCTGCCACCTGCTCGGCGTCCCGTACGCCGACCACGACTTCTTCCAGCTGCGCAGTCGTACCCTGCTCGACCGGGACGCCGCGCCGGAGCTGGTCCGGGAGCACGTCGCGCAGCTGCGGGACTATCTGCACCGGTTGGTCGAGGCGAAGTGCGCCGCCGGTGACCGGGCCGACGACCTGCTCAGCCGGCTGGCCCGCGACCGGGTCGACACCGGCGAGCTGGCGGTCGACGAGCTGGTCGGGATGGCGATGCTGCTGCTCATCGCCGGCCACGAGACCACCGCCAACATGATCGGTCTGAGCACCCTGCTGCTGCTGCGCGACGTGCCCGGCCGCTACGCCGCCCTGCGCGACGACCCCGACCAGGCCGACACGCTGGTCGAGGAGCTGCTGCGCTATCTGAGCATCGTGCGGACCGGCCTGCCGAGGCTGGCGCTGGAGGACGTCGAGATCGGCGGGCAGCTGATCCGGGCGGGGGAGGGCGCCATCGCCGTGCTCTCCACCGCCAACCGGGACCCGGTGGTCTTCGACGGCCCGGACGAGTTCGACCCCTACCGCCAGGCGCACCAGCACGTCGCGTTCGGTTTCGGGGTGCACCAGTGCATCGGCCAGCCGCTGGCCCGGGCCGAGCTGCGGATCGCCCTGGTCGAGCTGGCCCGGCGCTTCCCCGACCTGCGGCTCGCCGCCCCCACCGGGCAGCTGCCCACCCGGGACAACTCGATCGTCTTCGGCCTCGACGCGCTGCCGGTGACCTGGTGA
- a CDS encoding lycopene cyclase family protein, translating into MNASPVDVDLALVGGGGAASLVLAALDRHGPPGLRIAVIDPVHKRGQDRTWAFWGTPGTDLDPMLSASWSQVEVVTPAGRRVLALDPLRYAMLRSAPVYDRAAEAEERLGAVRFGAAAGALDDDGERVLVRDVDGAALVRAGWVLDSRPRAPRRPGRTSWLQHFRGWWVETDGPTFDPGRAVLMDFRTPQPARGVSFGYVLPVSDRYALVEYTEFSPALLTDEAYDTALRGYVDLLGLDRAALRVREVENGVIPMTDGPFVARPSPRVVRLGTAGGATRPSTGFTFSAMHRQAEQVARALAAGRPPLPRPAYPGRHRWMDAVALRALDRGRVGGVEFFARLFDRNPAERVLRFLDGATTVAEDLAVMRSSPLLPMTGAVVGDAVGRLGGRLRRDRAPAPVSGAGSRRP; encoded by the coding sequence GTGAACGCATCCCCGGTCGACGTCGACCTCGCGCTGGTGGGCGGCGGCGGCGCCGCGTCCCTGGTCCTGGCCGCGCTGGACCGGCACGGTCCGCCGGGCCTGCGGATCGCCGTGATCGACCCGGTCCACAAGCGCGGCCAGGACCGCACCTGGGCGTTCTGGGGGACGCCCGGCACCGACCTCGACCCGATGCTCAGCGCGAGCTGGTCGCAGGTCGAGGTGGTCACGCCGGCCGGGCGCCGCGTCCTGGCGCTCGACCCCCTGCGGTACGCCATGCTCCGCTCCGCCCCGGTCTACGACCGGGCTGCCGAGGCGGAGGAGCGGCTCGGCGCGGTCCGGTTCGGCGCGGCGGCCGGCGCCCTCGACGACGACGGGGAGCGGGTGCTGGTCCGGGACGTCGACGGCGCGGCGCTGGTGCGGGCGGGTTGGGTGCTGGACTCCCGTCCCCGCGCACCCCGGCGGCCGGGGCGGACGAGCTGGTTGCAGCACTTCCGTGGCTGGTGGGTGGAGACGGACGGGCCGACGTTCGACCCGGGCCGGGCGGTGCTGATGGACTTCCGCACCCCGCAGCCGGCCCGGGGTGTCTCGTTCGGCTACGTGCTCCCGGTCAGCGACCGGTACGCGCTGGTCGAGTACACCGAGTTCTCCCCGGCCCTGCTCACCGACGAGGCGTACGACACGGCGCTGCGCGGTTACGTGGACCTGCTCGGTCTGGACCGGGCGGCGCTGCGGGTGCGGGAGGTGGAGAACGGGGTGATCCCGATGACCGACGGCCCGTTCGTCGCGCGCCCGTCGCCCCGGGTGGTACGCCTCGGCACCGCCGGTGGCGCCACCCGCCCGTCGACCGGGTTCACCTTCTCCGCCATGCACCGGCAGGCCGAGCAGGTCGCCCGGGCGCTCGCCGCGGGTCGGCCGCCGCTGCCACGGCCGGCGTATCCGGGGCGGCACCGGTGGATGGACGCGGTGGCGCTGCGCGCCCTGGACCGGGGTCGGGTCGGTGGGGTGGAGTTCTTCGCGCGGCTCTTCGACCGCAACCCGGCCGAGCGGGTGCTGCGGTTCCTGGACGGCGCCACCACCGTCGCGGAGGACCTGGCGGTGATGCGGTCCAGCCCGCTGCTGCCGATGACCGGCGCGGTGGTCGGCGACGCGGTGGGCCGGCTGGGGGGTCGACTCCGTCGCGATCGGGCCCCCGCCCCCGTGTCGGGGGCCGGATCGCGGCGGCCGTGA
- a CDS encoding dihydrofolate reductase family protein gives MRRIVVTENVSLDGVLQAPGRPDEDTRDGFTAGGWAVPYTDPVIGRKMGEGMAATEALLLGRRTYADFAGYWPQQRDNPFTPVLDALPKYVASATLTAPLPWANSHLLTGDVVTAVKELKARPGGDIAVLGSGELVRTLGRQGLIDEYVLLIHPLVLGGGRRLFPDGDSPAPLRLVDSVVSTTGVLVATYRPA, from the coding sequence ATGCGCAGGATCGTGGTCACCGAGAACGTCAGCCTGGACGGCGTGCTGCAGGCACCCGGACGGCCCGACGAGGACACCCGGGACGGGTTCACCGCCGGCGGGTGGGCGGTGCCCTACACCGACCCGGTGATCGGCCGGAAGATGGGCGAGGGGATGGCCGCCACCGAGGCCCTGCTGCTGGGCCGCCGCACCTACGCCGACTTCGCCGGCTACTGGCCGCAGCAGCGGGACAACCCGTTCACCCCGGTGCTCGACGCGCTGCCCAAGTACGTCGCCTCCGCCACCCTCACCGCACCGCTGCCCTGGGCGAACTCCCACCTGCTCACCGGCGACGTCGTCACCGCCGTCAAGGAACTCAAGGCCCGGCCGGGCGGCGACATCGCCGTGCTCGGCAGCGGCGAACTGGTCCGGACACTGGGTCGACAGGGGCTGATCGACGAGTACGTGCTGCTGATCCACCCGCTGGTGCTCGGCGGCGGCCGGCGGCTCTTCCCCGACGGCGACAGCCCGGCGCCGCTGCGCCTGGTCGACAGCGTCGTCAGCACCACCGGGGTGCTGGTGGCGACCTACCGGCCGGCCTGA
- a CDS encoding ferredoxin, which produces MTGRVRVDRDRCCGAGNCVLTAPEVFDQGDDGLVLLRFTAPPPQTLEGVRRAADLCPAGAITVD; this is translated from the coding sequence GTGACCGGGCGGGTCCGCGTCGACCGGGACCGCTGCTGCGGCGCCGGCAACTGCGTGCTGACCGCGCCGGAGGTCTTCGACCAGGGCGACGACGGTCTGGTGCTGCTGCGCTTCACCGCGCCACCGCCGCAGACCCTGGAGGGCGTACGCCGGGCGGCGGATCTCTGCCCGGCCGGCGCCATCACCGTCGACTGA
- a CDS encoding serine hydrolase domain-containing protein, which yields MDERWNALRTQVRATIDDLVSSGRETGVQVAACLDGTPIVEEQAGLADADSGRPMTADTPVHAVSTGKGLTATVVHVLAERGQLDYDLRIADVWPEFGRHGKGDITLRHALTHTAGVPALPADTTPEDFTDWDRMCALIADSVPRWAPGRQVAYHAWTFGWLVGEVVRRVTGRRVSQVLAQEVAGPLGVTGELFLGVPEAELPRLARLTDAGLAALMDWAGANLPNFDAVAPPGVRPDATIGSRPDVLRADVPAVGTMSARAVARMYAALLGPVDGVRLVSPDRLREVSAVAVRGTEWVFGQETTFGLGYAVDADGSFGTAGSGGSLAFAYPELGLTVAAVRNRLGAGDGDPMEQLRVLVRDTVARERNR from the coding sequence GTGGACGAACGCTGGAACGCCCTGCGGACGCAGGTACGCGCGACCATCGACGACCTGGTCTCCTCCGGTCGGGAGACCGGCGTCCAGGTGGCCGCCTGCCTCGACGGCACGCCGATCGTGGAGGAGCAGGCCGGGCTGGCCGACGCCGACTCCGGCCGCCCGATGACCGCCGACACCCCGGTGCACGCCGTCTCCACCGGCAAGGGCCTCACCGCGACCGTGGTGCACGTGCTGGCCGAGCGCGGACAGCTCGACTACGACCTGCGGATCGCCGACGTGTGGCCGGAGTTCGGCCGGCACGGCAAGGGCGACATCACCCTGCGGCACGCGCTCACCCACACCGCCGGGGTGCCGGCGCTCCCCGCCGACACCACCCCCGAGGACTTCACCGACTGGGACCGGATGTGCGCGCTGATCGCCGACAGCGTGCCGCGCTGGGCGCCCGGCCGACAGGTGGCGTACCACGCGTGGACGTTCGGCTGGCTGGTCGGCGAGGTGGTCCGGCGGGTCACCGGGCGGCGGGTCTCGCAGGTGCTGGCGCAGGAGGTGGCCGGGCCGCTGGGCGTCACCGGCGAGCTGTTCCTCGGCGTGCCCGAGGCGGAACTGCCCCGGCTGGCCCGCCTGACCGACGCCGGGCTCGCCGCACTGATGGACTGGGCCGGGGCCAACCTGCCGAACTTCGACGCGGTCGCACCCCCGGGTGTCCGGCCGGACGCGACGATCGGCAGCCGCCCCGACGTGCTCCGCGCCGACGTGCCCGCCGTCGGCACGATGAGCGCCCGCGCGGTGGCCCGGATGTACGCGGCGCTGCTCGGACCGGTGGACGGCGTCCGGCTCGTCTCCCCCGACCGGCTGCGCGAGGTGTCGGCCGTCGCGGTGCGCGGCACCGAATGGGTCTTCGGGCAGGAGACCACCTTCGGGCTCGGCTACGCCGTCGACGCCGATGGGTCGTTCGGGACGGCGGGCAGCGGCGGCAGCCTGGCCTTCGCGTACCCGGAACTGGGGTTGACCGTCGCGGCGGTGCGCAACCGGCTCGGCGCGGGCGACGGCGACCCGATGGAACAGCTGCGCGTCCTGGTCCGCGACACGGTCGCCCGCGAACGGAACCGCTGA
- the rnhA gene encoding ribonuclease HI, giving the protein MVEAAAGRVVEIWTDGACSGNPGPGGWGVLLRWGDRERELCGGEATPTTNNRMELTAAIQALESLTRPVTVRLHTDSTYVRNGITGWLASWKRNGWLTAAKQPVKNADLWQRLEAACARHDVTWLWVKGHNGHPENERADALANRGMTEARAGAGVTAGR; this is encoded by the coding sequence ATGGTGGAGGCGGCGGCCGGCAGGGTCGTGGAGATCTGGACCGACGGGGCGTGCAGCGGCAATCCCGGCCCGGGCGGCTGGGGGGTGCTGCTGCGGTGGGGCGACCGGGAGCGGGAGTTGTGCGGTGGGGAGGCCACGCCGACCACCAACAACCGGATGGAGCTGACGGCCGCGATCCAGGCCCTGGAGAGCCTGACCCGGCCGGTCACCGTGCGGCTGCACACCGACAGCACGTACGTGCGCAACGGCATCACCGGTTGGCTCGCCTCGTGGAAGCGCAACGGCTGGTTGACCGCCGCGAAGCAGCCGGTGAAGAACGCGGACCTGTGGCAGCGGCTGGAGGCGGCCTGTGCCCGGCACGACGTGACCTGGCTCTGGGTGAAGGGGCACAACGGCCATCCGGAGAACGAGCGGGCGGACGCCCTGGCCAACCGGGGCATGACCGAGGCGCGGGCGGGCGCCGGGGTGACCGCCGGCCGGTGA
- a CDS encoding pentapeptide repeat-containing protein, translating to MSETTEPGTAVQVGGRELRADCARCVGICCVAPAFAASADFALDKPAGQPCPNLRPDSRCGIHRDLRQRGFPGCTVFDCFGAGQQLTQVTFAGRDWRDDPGTARRMFDAFAVLRPLHELLWYLTEAVAHTPPGPLRDDLVRALDETGRLADGTADDLLTLDVDAQRDRVNPLLSRAGEQARTGRAGVDRRGAMLIGVDLRRADLSGANLRGACLIGADLRGVDLGAADVTGADLRGADLSGADLRGCLFLHQSQLDAARGDHRTALPATLRRPTHWSLTVTPARSRTPRRRR from the coding sequence GTGTCCGAGACGACGGAACCAGGGACAGCTGTGCAGGTGGGCGGGCGGGAGCTGCGCGCCGACTGCGCCCGCTGCGTCGGGATCTGCTGCGTCGCGCCCGCCTTCGCCGCTTCGGCCGACTTCGCCCTCGACAAGCCCGCCGGGCAGCCCTGCCCGAACCTGCGGCCGGACTCCCGCTGCGGCATCCACCGCGACCTGCGGCAGCGCGGCTTCCCCGGCTGCACGGTCTTCGACTGCTTCGGGGCCGGGCAGCAGCTGACCCAGGTGACCTTCGCCGGGCGCGACTGGCGCGACGACCCGGGGACGGCCCGGCGGATGTTCGACGCCTTCGCCGTGCTGCGGCCGCTGCACGAACTGCTCTGGTACCTGACCGAGGCGGTGGCCCACACCCCGCCCGGGCCGCTGCGCGACGACCTGGTCCGGGCGCTCGACGAGACCGGCCGGCTCGCCGACGGCACCGCCGACGACCTGCTCACCCTCGACGTCGACGCCCAACGGGACCGGGTCAACCCCCTGCTGTCGCGGGCCGGTGAGCAGGCCCGCACCGGTCGGGCGGGCGTGGACCGGCGCGGCGCGATGCTGATCGGGGTGGACCTGCGCCGGGCTGACCTGTCCGGGGCGAACCTGCGCGGCGCCTGCCTGATCGGCGCGGACCTGCGGGGCGTGGACCTCGGGGCGGCCGACGTGACCGGCGCGGACCTGCGCGGGGCGGACCTGAGCGGGGCCGACCTGCGCGGCTGCCTGTTCCTGCACCAGTCGCAGCTCGACGCCGCCCGCGGCGACCACCGCACCGCGCTGCCGGCGACGCTGCGCCGCCCCACGCACTGGTCGCTGACCGTGACCCCGGCCCGCTCCCGCACCCCGCGCCGCCGCCGCTGA
- a CDS encoding tyrosine-protein phosphatase: MIRHVPFQRLHNFRDLGGYRTDDGRTLRWGRLYRSDSLGKLAGDDLTRFRALGVRTVIDLRYPSEIAARGRAPEDPGLTWHNLSIEHRGYDQAEIDPDVDPWRHLADRYAEVATDGVAELRQALTVIADGDHPLVFHCASGKDRTGLLAALVLALLGVSDDQIAADFALTELATERLIADWHAAHPGRTLRWPGYGRAPAEIIRHVLTDLTAAHGSVRGYARDQLGVNDDLIAALRARLLAD; the protein is encoded by the coding sequence ATGATCCGGCACGTGCCCTTCCAGCGGCTGCACAACTTCCGCGACCTCGGCGGCTACCGCACCGACGACGGCCGGACCCTGCGCTGGGGCCGGCTCTACCGGTCGGACTCGCTCGGCAAGCTGGCCGGCGACGACCTGACCCGCTTCCGGGCGCTCGGCGTCCGCACCGTCATCGACCTGCGCTACCCGTCGGAGATCGCCGCCCGTGGCCGGGCCCCCGAGGACCCCGGACTCACCTGGCACAACCTCAGCATCGAGCACCGCGGCTACGATCAGGCGGAGATCGACCCCGACGTGGACCCCTGGCGCCACCTGGCTGACCGGTACGCCGAGGTCGCCACCGACGGGGTCGCGGAATTGCGGCAGGCCCTCACGGTGATCGCCGACGGCGACCATCCGCTGGTGTTCCACTGTGCCTCCGGCAAAGACCGCACCGGCCTGCTCGCCGCTCTCGTGCTGGCCCTGCTCGGCGTCTCCGACGACCAGATCGCCGCGGACTTCGCGCTGACCGAGTTGGCCACCGAACGGCTCATTGCCGACTGGCACGCCGCCCACCCCGGGCGCACCCTGCGCTGGCCCGGGTACGGCCGCGCCCCCGCCGAGATCATCCGACACGTCCTCACCGACCTCACCGCCGCGCACGGCTCGGTCCGCGGCTACGCCCGCGACCAGCTCGGCGTCAACGATGACCTGATCGCCGCGCTGCGGGCCCGCCTCCTGGCCGACTGA